The DNA segment gaaatagatCTTATTTCtaattcaattcattttaatgcaatattataaaaataagtaaatagcaAAGAGCTCATCGCCGAGCTTCCCCCACCGTTGAGGTCCAGGAAAAGCACGGGGATGTGCTGCTCCATGCCGGGCGGGGGGCTCCAGGCGGCCGGCGCGCCGGGGATGGGGCTGCCGGGGCTCGGGACCAGCACCTGTCGAcacatatatatcattaataatcaataataatcaatgtctTAGTATtcattttaactatatatatagtttgatatagaaaaatataaattaatactcattaattttcatgtaaattaaacaaaattaattatgattggTCAACTTtagtaatgattttttaatgtgttttccACACAAAGCCGCAGTGATAATCTACTACGCATTTGAGTAGACTGACAGAAAATGTCTGATAGACGTCAAGTCAGactttaaaatagaaaagtaaataatgtttagAGCAGAATTTATctgcaaaattatataatcaaaccAGCATATTAGTAAGCTATATAAATGAACTCACCGCATTTCTCTCCTCGGTGAGAGACACCCACTGCTCGACGAGACTCTGTTCCCGCTCCATGTCACGCTCACTCTTCAATGACGGAGACATGTTCACCAGTTTCTATACAGTTAGAAAGCATTTTGAGACAAAGAAATAAACGCACACAATTATATGACTTATTTATACAAACACACAGCGCATAGGTCTGTTTAGTgtttttgaaattgaataaatttacttGTAACTGAGCGTGCAAATGTTGCCGGCGGCGAGCGAGTGCATCGCTCCAGCGTTCCCGAAGCACTGCCAAATCTTCTTCTTGGTACGAATCCAGAGGCTTTTGTAGTCGTgatctgattaaaaaaaaataatatactatctAAAAAACTCAATTAAACAGTTTACAAAATGATACgtctttataaaaacattattttttatttagttccatagacaataaaatatagtatataaaaaaatagtaagtatacaaaaagtaaaatatttgaataggtTCAACGCTCGAGTCGGGTAACAACGGGCGGTACCTGACGGTGACGGAGCCCAGCTCGACGCTGACGATGTGCTGGCAGATGATGGGCAGCGTGCCGGAGTTGGCGGCGGGCCGCACGCGCACGCCCACGCGGCGCTGCTGGCCCTGCCGCACCTGGTACACGCCGCCCGTCACGATGTCGGCGCGCGGGGACACCTGCGGCACACGCGGACGTCACATCCTCCACACATGGATTTAACACTATTTCATACAGTGCGAATGCTCTTAACTACATCTATCACGTATTTAAACGAACCTCGACCGGCGCGTACTCGCCCTGGTCGTTGAGCTCGTGAATCTCGACCCAGAGCTCGATCTTGCGTGTGAGCTCCGCCCAGCGGTCCGCCAGCGAGCGCGCCTTGGCCAGCTGCTGCTGCTCCACCTCCCAGTTGCCGCACACGCGGCTGAAGCCCGCCGAACGGTGACCCCACACCTCGATGGACAACGCACCCtctaaaaacagaaaatatgaTGATGGCCATATAAGTTCACATATACACTGCTAACGGTATAGGAACGCTTCTTTGTATGATAATTCAGCAAGCATTTCTCATAAATCTTTTAAGCAGATGAATCCagtaaaaatcaataacaatgATCGCAATTAGGTGGACGTCGACCCTCACCGGCGCAGTGCTCGACGAACTCCTCGGTGAGCGGCACGGTGAAGTCGCGGCGGTGGTCGAAGCGGAAGGTGACGAGCTGGTGGCGCGGcgaggcgggcgcggcggcgggcgcgggcggcgtgTCGGCGCTCACGTGCGGCGCCACCACCACGGGCTCGCCGCCGCCCCACAGCGAGTACTGGCAGAACACGAAGTTGGACAGCGACGGCGGCAGCCCGCTCGCCTGCTTGATCACCACGCGGACAGTCACCTGCGGGGGGAGGAATGGGGGGAGGGGGAGGAATAATAGTCAAAAACGAACGACTAacgttttcaaaaatattaaatattaaacgtcACGTTACCAGATATCAACGGACACATTAAAATGTATCAATTTATTGCAAATAGACTACTATtaagtacaaattatttttccaAAAGTTTGAAGTTACTTACCTGCTGTGTAGCGGGATCAATGGGTTCGTCGTCATCTCGCATATCACCAGAACTATCAGAGGCCGCTTCACATATCCTATCTTGTGGAAACTGCCCGGACACTCGACTTATTTCGacctaaaaatacaataaatgtttcatatacacatgaattataaacacatgaaaaataagacaacatttaaaatgtcaatCATTGTCACGTGTTATATAAAAGTCTAGGAACGTGTTACTAACCTGCAACCTTCCCGCTACTTCTCCTTGCTGACTTATAATGGGCGTGTGGTAGTCTAAGGTGACGTCATGAAACAGCGCTTCTAAGAAAATATTCGCTACGCCAATCAAGTTATGGTTTTCCTGTGACTCGTAGAACGGATCTAATGCTTTTTCGCCTTTTTCCTAAAGAGAAAGgatattcattaatatacttGACAATAGCATATAATAatgacttataaatataaaagtaagacCAAATAGAATCAGCAATTAAATTAATCccatatgaataaaatatgtgcaaagaaaaataaatatccatCAATTTTAGAACCAAGTCcaattgttgtatatatatataatacatattcacttttatattgttttattttaacataaaaaatataaattatcaaatatatttttctaaagaaGTGAAATTTCAATAAGttcgaatttataaattaaaagcattTCGTGTATATacacgagccgagatggcctagtggtaagaacgcgtgaatcttaaccgatgatcgtgggttcaaacccgggcaagcaccactgaattttcatgtgcttaatttgtgtttataattcatctcgtgcttaacggtgaaggaaaacatcgtgaggaaacctgcatgtgtctaatttcattgaaattctgtcacatgtgtattctaccaacccgcattggagcagcgtggtggaataagctccaaaccttctcctcaaaagggagaggaggccttagcccagcagtgggacattaacaggctgttactgtactgttactgtatatacacAGTGAAAgagtaaagttaaaattaaaaaaaagtaaaaacggGCTAGTGAAGTATGTGTGTCAACTACTATTGAAACGCACCGTTGGTGTATCGGGATCGATTTGAACTCCGTCCTGAAAAGAAATTTGTACATATGTTTGGTGCGTTAGTAACTCCGTCGCTTTgttacaacatacatattataagctAAACATTATGTCTTCAAGTTTAAGGTGCACATTGTTAGTAgcggtaattaattaaatttcagtgTTAATGATATATTAGATGAatgttaatcattattatagttcaatataaattataaaatatgattcttATACTAAACCTTTCAAAGCTtcctaaacaataaaaaattcgcGACATGTAACTTTACCGCTCAGACACGATGGATTCGGAATGGCGACGCCAGTACTATCGTATATAAAGTGTGAGATAGCGTACTACAAATTTTTCattctataaattaaacaatatgttcaatgaaatttaatactttttctaCTTTTGCCCTTAAAGGTGGCGTTCGTGGCGCTCCGTATCCGTCATGTCGGAATCCTTTCTCGGCCTTTAAGCGTAACATGTTTTGACCGTTAGTTAATATTTGCTCAGGCAATTCTTGGATACTTCAGAGCGGCAAAGTTACATGACATAAACAGTAGTATTGCAATCTCTaaactaaacattatttttttgaattagttTAGTATAAAAATGGCAAACAACAGAATCAGCACTAAAATCTAAAAAACTAAATACCTATCATTGCTTGAAAATTTTCTTAATCTtagcaaaaattaattaattacattataaaatattttatctttaaatactCACGTCTTCGACGATATCGTCTCTCTGCTGTCGACGCCTCCACTCGTCGTACATTTCTCTCATGTCTACGAGTTTGTTCTCCAGCTTCTCCATAGACCAAACCTGCGCGCCTCGTGTGGGGCGCTTTACCATTATTGCCGGTTCAGATACAAATGCCCCGCGCTATAGTAAAAACAATAGATTCAGTTTCATcaagaattttttaataatcccATATCACTTGTGTCAATGACAATGTTAAATGGTTCGCAAATAACGCAAATAACTAAGCTTACTCCAGGATAAGTTAATATACATCTTTTTTAATGTTGTAACGTCAATGTTAAATTCTGCTTCCAATATAATATGTGAATCAAATATGTACAGATTAACGTGCGTGCAGATACCTTTCTGTTGGGGCTAAGGTTCTGCGGCGGTATCTGCAGCGTGACGCTGAACCTGGTGTTGCGGCGCATCTCCTCGGCCAGGAAGTTGGCCTCCTGCACGAGCGCGTTGGCGCGCAGGATGTCGGCCTTGAGGCGGCCGAGCGAGCGCTTGAACGTGTCGTCGCGCTCGGCCGCCCAGCGCTCCACGCGCGCCGCCGTCGTCGGCGTGCACGCCGTCATTTTGCCTGCCAACACCAATACTCGCCATTGTAACCGTCTACACTACACTACAAATTAACCGTTTTATACTTCCTTTCATTCTACGCTTAAgccaaagaatattttttttttttttttattctaaaaaaaagggCTTTTTCGCATAAGCGAACATGCCGCCCTGGTTGAGAATTCTTAGGAGGgtacaaaatacaatatattaaacttaaaaataccttaattaatCACAGATCTAAGACTTAATTTGGACAACATTTTTGCGAGATTTGACGTCGGATCTGACAGAATGACATTGCATTGTCCAACAGACTTTATATCCAAATTAAGTCTAGTTCTAAGAGATTCGTTCTGAGCACATTCCATCAATACGTGCAAAAGATCATCAGGTACATTACAAGTTGAGCAGTTTGGAGAAGTTGATTTCCGCATCAGAAATGCAAACTTATTGCATGGGATGTGCCCAGACCGAAGCCGCagaattaatttcgtttcattaaaattcatgttaCTATTCTCAATCCAAGGATATCTGCATGGATGAGGCTGGATCGTACGGTACCATATACCTTTCTCCTTAGCTCTTTCGTCAAAGTACTCTTTCCATAAATCATAGCAATGCACTTTTAGATTTGGCAAGTAACTTTCAAATGAAGGTGTAAAGAGGACTTCAACACCGTCAGATAGCTTCTTTGGCTAGTACATCTACTTGTTCATTCCCTTCTATGCCTACGTGAGATGGTATCCattgaaagaaaattactttGTCATCTGATTGTAACTTAGATAGAAGCTTTAGAATCGCGTAAGCTACAGGTAACCCTCGACAGATCGAGGTACACCGAGCTAGGTGTTGAAGCGCGCTTTTGGAGTCTGACAAGATAACTACTTTACTGTAGCTTGTACACTCAATATAGCCTAAAGCCTCTAAAATAGCTACAAGCTCAGCTTCCATTATAGATACctctattttaatttggaatttagaataaatgttcaaattgaAATCCAAAAATGCAGCTCCTATTCCATATTTGTCTTTCGAaccatctgtaaatattttttgacagttGGAGTAAttcgaatttatgtattttatacaagtatttcGCAAACTAATTTGATGATACTCTCGCTTAGAACCGGTAAATCcttcgatatttgtttttagaatgctTGACATATCAATACTAGTTACCCATTGATCTAATGAAAACATGCCTAAACTTGAGAAAGAGTTGCATGGTTGAGATTTGTACATCTCGGAAATTTGTGCAAGTAAAGGTTTTTTCTTGTTAGTCCAGAATCTGTTATGTGTCAGAtctgttaattgattaattaatgaaaaagaagtattattatagaGTGATCTGTTTTTAAGCCAAAATTTTCCTGCCAAATATAATCTTCTTAAATACAAAGGAGGTAAACAAAGTTCACTCTCCATCACATGTATGGGAGTGGTCCTTATAAACCCTCCAATGTTTCGCATtgcttgattttgaattttgtcCAATTTCGATAAATTGGTTTTACAACAGTTGTCATACAAAAATGAACCATAATCTAATCTACTTCTAAGTAACGTTATATACAGCTTACGAATATGTTTTGGATGGACTCCCCAACCTGATCCTGTTAacaccttaaatatatttaaaaacttagacACCCTAGACACAATCTCTTTAATATGTTTAGTCCATCTAAGACCGCGATCCAGCCACATCCCCAGGTACTTAACATTATCCACGACTTCCAAAACTACATCATTTAgagtaatagtaatattgtgCAATTTGTGCTctcttgaaaaaatacatattttgctttttgttgatgaaatttctaaattaatatcatgGAATTTTTTGGCTATACAATCAAAAGCAGTTTGTAATCGGCTTTGAATGTCAACTAAATTATCAgaagaagtaaatattacaaagtcaTCGGCATATTgcgaaaaactaatataatccaTCGAATTAATAGTATCACATATATCAATTGTTGCAACATTAAATAGTAATGGAGATATAGGATCTCCCTGTGCAAGGCCTACTCCCGTAcatcttacaattttaaagtctTGGCCTTCAATAATCAGACatcgtttatgtaaaaaatcccacaaataattacaaagcatACTGCCTACACCTAATTGatctaatttacaaataagataTGTAACATCAACATTGTTATAAGCATTTTCTACGTCTATAAAACACCCCACTGTCATTAGATTTTTACTAAATCCAATTTGTACACTAGATACGAAGTCTGTTAGATTATCTAAGCAAGAGCGGGTTTTTCTAAACccttttgtttgtatttgtattttttgttaaaataataggAGCCTATTGGAAGTgtctaaattgtgattatattgCCAACGCGTAAACAACTGTTTCATTTAATACAGAGGGATGAATGATTACTGAGTATATTTTTGAGACACATACTGGTAACCATAAGTTGGGCCAAgagaaatttgttataaataaagaaatgaacACATTGCTATTCtgacaattttatatactttaaaatatccaATTCGCACTTATATTTTCACTGTAATATGTCATTTTCTTACCTAATTTTAACGGATCATACGAATACGGAGGATACGGAGTCGATGGAGATAATATGTTTCTGAGCTGTTGAAATTGCCGTTCATATTCTTGTCTCTGTTTTTCCAATGCCActgaaaaaattattttattattcttaaatttcttttttttagtaatgtGTATAGAATGCAGCTCTTTTAAAGTAAAAGCATGTTGAATATCAATATGTTAATTTGAAACGTCCAGTAACCTTGTTTATCCTCCTCGTGCTGCTTTTCAAGTCGCGAGATGGCGGTCTGTATCGGGTCGTTGCTGAGCTCGTTGAGCATTATCTCATCACGAGCGAAATTATAGTCGATGGGCTGCGCCGGTGTCTGCGGCTCGGACGTGGCGGCTGTAcaattgtaaatgtttaaaattaccaTTGACAGAGTGATTGTTATAAAGGAGTtctataagtttaaaaaatggatGTTACATAAAGTGAACAACTATATAAAGAGGCAATCTCGTTTACAAGAAAATTtaagtgtttgtttttttttaatacgctgCTGACAAAAGAGTTAcggtaattaattgtattatgatgttattgttattggatTCCTTTAAATGTTCATAAGTTGTAAACAAAGAAATCGTcagctattttaattattaataacaacaagTTTCTGTAACTATGTAAAATGTGACCGAGCACACTTACTGATGTCCTTGGGGCAGTTGACGCGGAAGAAGTGATGGTTGCCCCACAGGATGCGGTCGGCGTGCCCGAGGCGCACGCGCGACACGACGGGCGTGCCGTTGACGAAGCAGCGCGCGCCGTTGAGCGGCTCCATGTGCAGCCAGCCGCCCTCCACCACCAGCAGGCAGTGCTGCGGCTGAATGCCCAGACCCGACAGCTGAATGGCCGCTGCGCTGTCGGCGCCGACTAGCGTACGTTCCTGTACGAGTGAAACGTTTCATCGAAATTGTTACATAATACCAAACATTAACAATACGACATTTGTGTAACGTGtaacctatataaatatttaactgagTATCATGTAGTAATTTAATAGGAAGACAGTTGAGTTAAATTCAAGTAATCATATATGCGTACAGACGTTGACATTGTTTAGAAATATTGCCAGTGAATAAGCAGTTGCTGTGGCGTAAATATGATTTACATTCAATTTCTTTTCCCGCCAAATCGCTGACCCTAATTTTTCTTGCACAGTTAGCTAGTGTCAAAACACTGCGAatgtatatgtaagtatattatatgtatcagTTTTCTAATATTTACCTTTAAATAGTAAACCAATAATTCATTCAGCGATGGATCCGCATTCAGATTTACGAGATAAAACTTATTCTTTTCGACTTTAATACCACTCGCTTGTACACTAATGCCCATCTTTTCGAGGGCGTGCTGTCGTTCGCTTTGTATCCGACCTGCAGATTGAGAAATAGAAAAATTTATCTTGTGGATATTTTTGAGTCAAATAACCTTGTACTCATGTTGTATACTGACCGGTTTCAACCAGTTTTTCTTCCCACGTGCGGGACATTTCCTTCATCAGGTGCTCGCTTTGTGCCAACTGCTCATGAACGTCTTCGCCCACAGGAGAACCCTAAaacgattaataaatataaaagattttaaatatttataacgagtATCAGTtacgtattaattaattaattttgatctttctataagttttataaagtaaaattgtaGTATATTTTAGTAGTGTAACAATAAAAACCTTGAAAAAATATGCTTCAAGCCATATATTGATTGTTATGTAAGAAATTTAACCTCCAAGGCGCGATTGATTCGCTCCAAGTCAATAAAGTGCTACTTATGTGGCTGACGACGCAAATACTTTTATCTTATTAGCATTTTCTGAGCTGTTGAAACGCCTTTTACGGATTACCCATAGTTTTAACGAGGTTACTgacttaagaaaaatatatttaaaataatttaaacgtgATTTTCCTAAAGttacttaaaattttcattgtaaatagTTTTGATTCCTTATAAaacagtgtttatttttttaattaattaataaaaatctgcgacattaactaaaattattctCTGTAATATATAATCAGACGGAATCAAAAATGATTATAGTTTGTTTGATCTACGTGTCGATTTGTGATATACCCAAAAGTATATAATACCCGAAGGGGTATGGAAGCATTGCATGCAAAACTTATTGAAATATTCAATAACTTTTGTTCGAATCATCTTCCTAATATGATTCTCAAATTATTCTGATTACATTATCTTGTATTTGAAAGCATAATGCTGTTTAACTGAATACTTATTTCGCATTGAATGGATATGAGGATAACGaaacgttattataatataataataatcagcaATGTTAAAAACGAAATACACTCGATTATACCATAAAAATGAATGGTTAAATCGGACCGCACAATCTATTTTTAGACGAGATGTCTCAGAGGAAAGGATACATGGATATTAACCGAAGATCGCAGCATCGAACCCGGACAAACAACCAGTGTCTTTTAACAtgtgttatttgtattttcatacTAAGAAACCACGTGTTTCGCGGTAAAGAAACATGCATGTTTCCGATTGAATTCTGTCACAGGAGAATCCACCAATCAGCATTAGAGCatcctggtggaataagcagcAAACCTTCTCCATAAGAGGAGCAACAATAGAGATTATAAGTACTAACAACAGCTCCCACAACAGCAACAACTTGGTAATCTTATCTcgttaacgttttttttttaattattacaattttttatatttacattggtGCGATTTAGGTAATACActgtactttaatataataacgtgGATTTAACAATTTACCGTTGCATGCTTGAGCATCTCCTTGAGCGCTTCGACTTCCTGGCGCAGTTCTCGAATGATCCTCGCATTGGGATCTTCGTTGACGACAGCGTGGTTGACGATACGTTTGGCACGGTCTGCGTATCTTAGCGTCGACAATGTCTCTTCATAGTTATCTGCCGCTGGTGATACTGTAGCTACCTGTATAATGatttacagtaaatattattgCTTGCATGTAACAATACGTAAATGGTTACTTATATAGAACTCAACagagaagaaaatatatttcaaaatgagAAACAAAATGGCCCCCTACCATAACAGTTTTGCTGTTTCCTCCAAGATTATCCTTCAAGAGCCACGTGAGCACTGAGTCTCTGTAGGGCACGAACTTGTCCTTGTTGTTCTTGCCTGAAGACTGATCTGCTAGTTTCGATATGACGAGACCCAATGTTGTTAGCGATCTGTTGACAATGACATTTTGAAACGCAAATTCCAACACTACTTTGATAAATTCAATTGATAAAACATTCAATCGCAATCACAAATATTAAGTGgtaaatgaattaattgtatatattgcaTTTATCTTACTTGTTGATATTGGATCCTTCTTTCAGCCGATCTCCAACCGCGCCAGTCTTTACTGCCCTCTCTGATCCTGCCAAGTCGACTAAGGACAGCCTTGCCACTTTTTCCCCCGTGACCCCAGTTGCGGCGTCACAGAGGGTTTGTGTCAACACAACGCTGAAGACGGCATGTGATCGCGATGATTCACTGTTCATATTAGTAGCAGCGACTGTCCGTGACTTGTTACCTTCTGTCATCAAGTTGTCTATGtcctataaaaatacaaaagttttattaggtgcgtacttttaattttagttcTGTTATATAACGAGACAAAAAATGATCTAAGGCAAAtcgactaaattaaaatatatttgtattgttataacGTAAGGATTGTTATGCtgttattgaaatatgtataagaCTGGGAAATTCAAgattgtaagtaaaataatgtaagtaaaataatatattcactcCTGCGTACAAACAAAgcaaaataacgaaatattaaacaaaatgtaatcaCTTGAAAACTCAGGAGAGGTTTTCTCGTATCTCATTTATCCTTAACTTAGATTTACGTGTTCAGACGTCTAAtttcactttattattattgttttaagaaCAAAGATTAAAAGGGAATTCAAAGAAAATCTAATTACTTTCCAATTGAAACTtgttgtaaatgttttaatcatGAATGTCAAATAACGTTTTAATCTACTTTTGAgtcttttacttttatatgtataatttatctcaATTGCCCTTATTTTCACAGACGGCATCGAAACGAAAGGAATTAACGCGACTTACTTGTGCCAATTCATGACGAAAAGATGGATTTACGTaacatttagtaaaaaaactAACCAATTACATCTAAATATTTTTCGGATTTGTAAATGACCTACATTCTAACGACAAAAATCatcttgattaatattataaatgagaaagttagtgagtttgtttgtttatttgttacgttttcacttAAGTACTGAATTGGTCGTCAAGAATGCACGTTATTAAGGGTGcaaaaaaggacatagggtatctAACATTTGAAACCCAGTGCGCGGGCGAAGTTGGCGGCACAAAATAGATTATTATACACTTGCTTGCTAACCTCACAACGAATAAGTTATTGAACCAATACGTAACAAAACGTACATTGATGTGTCCTGGGACCTTTATAAGGACATAGGTATATAAATTACGGAAAAACAATGAATGTAGACATAGTCGCGGGGTATTGTGACTCACAATTAACTAGTACATTAATTTGATGTACAATGTTCTAGTTTTATCAGCGCCATAAAAGCACCAAGtcgttaaatactttattacatcATTTCAAATATCTCCactattatcaaattaaatgtttgagtTTATGTACTTAAACCTTCCCGGGATATACTCGTATCTAAATAATTGTGAAAACGGTATTTATATCTAAAGTTTAGTTTAGAAGTTATCAAACAAAGAGAGAGAGGCGATAAACGACGTTATTCTAAAATAGTTTAAGATTTATTTGCATCTAAAccatattatatgaattaataaaaagtgaatAGCAGAGATTTTGTGAAAGTAAATGCTCTGTTCAAGTACGTCTTAACGGCTGAACTGATTTCCATGAAATTCAATACAGACAGTTCGTAACCTTGTCAAGGGCAGAAGACAGTAAAAACAGATAGAAGCTTATACTAAAGCTaagacttttaaaaaaatagtattatttattcttattataattaggtattgtaatgatatattaaaaaaaattaacaaaaaaaaaaaacagcaaaatattaatcatcagtCGAAATATGACAGATGTAATCAAAtctattcatttatattcatgTTTGTAACTTTGTAGTTGAATTCACTAGAAATTCAACCATGCTCTCGAACTTCGTTGACTTAATGATCTATAAAGTCCGACCTAGATTTACCTTCGGAGACTAAAACTAAGACTAAGTTCTGTAGTGAAATTCAATTATATGTACAAGGTTCGCTAAGACGTTATTAGGTGACTTATTTgttatatacctataataaaaactctttataatgaaaaaaaattatatatatacagtaaacagtaacaacctgttaatgtcctactgctgggctaaggcctcctctccctattgaggagaaggtttggagcttattccgttGGCTacccatatatatacatataggttTAGATTTACGAGTATGTGGCGTGACGTAAAGGAAGGCCGAGTTCTATTTAATAGTctacaataacattaataaataatttatttacttagtaaAGGACGAGCTTATTCTacaagtatatatgtatgtaaaataatactttttaaccaaaaaaatatatatataaatttatattacttgtatgttaataaacataaattaaattaacttacaatttatgacaaaaatctgataaatataatattatctgtgtTGTGTaaaccataaaaaataattactagcaTTCTTTATTTAGCACCTGCTTAATTGTACATAAAACGTCTAGTCTATAAACGCATAAATGGACGTCTTGTGCTATTTATCCTTTAAAACATCTATGGCGCTAATGCTAGTATTAATGTTGGTAAAATCATGTAAGCGTCAATCAAATAACAACCGGCATGAATTACAAATTCCTGAtatggtaaataaatatcatcataATCACCATGCTATATATAGAC comes from the Nymphalis io chromosome 1, ilAglIoxx1.1, whole genome shotgun sequence genome and includes:
- the LOC126772319 gene encoding kinesin-like protein KIF13A isoform X7 is translated as MASDKIKVAVRVRPFNRRELELGTQCVVEMEGQQTVLQYPQSTHDKERKQPKTFAFDHCFYSLEPTLPNFASQKTVFECLGRDILDNAFEGYNACIFAYGQTGSGKSYTMMGAPGPNEGGIIPRLCDALFERIARQQSPPALTYKVEVSYMEIYNERVHDLLDPETTRRSLRVREHVILGPYVDGLSQLAVSSFQDIDNLMTEGNKSRTVAATNMNSESSRSHAVFSVVLTQTLCDAATGVTGEKVARLSLVDLAGSERAVKTGAVGDRLKEGSNINKSLTTLGLVISKLADQSSGKNNKDKFVPYRDSVLTWLLKDNLGGNSKTVMVATVSPAADNYEETLSTLRYADRAKRIVNHAVVNEDPNARIIRELRQEVEALKEMLKHATGSPVGEDVHEQLAQSEHLMKEMSRTWEEKLVETGRIQSERQHALEKMGISVQASGIKVEKNKFYLVNLNADPSLNELLVYYLKERTLVGADSAAAIQLSGLGIQPQHCLLVVEGGWLHMEPLNGARCFVNGTPVVSRVRLGHADRILWGNHHFFRVNCPKDITATSEPQTPAQPIDYNFARDEIMLNELSNDPIQTAISRLEKQHEEDKQVALEKQRQEYERQFQQLRNILSPSTPYPPYSYDPLKLGKMTACTPTTAARVERWAAERDDTFKRSLGRLKADILRANALVQEANFLAEEMRRNTRFSVTLQIPPQNLSPNRKRGAFVSEPAIMVKRPTRGAQVWSMEKLENKLVDMREMYDEWRRRQQRDDIVEDEKGEKALDPFYESQENHNLIGVANIFLEALFHDVTLDYHTPIISQQGEVAGRLQVEISRVSGQFPQDRICEAASDSSGDMRDDDEPIDPATQQVTVRVVIKQASGLPPSLSNFVFCQYSLWGGGEPVVVAPHVSADTPPAPAAAPASPRHQLVTFRFDHRRDFTVPLTEEFVEHCAEGALSIEVWGHRSAGFSRVCGNWEVEQQQLAKARSLADRWAELTRKIELWVEIHELNDQGEYAPVEVSPRADIVTGGVYQVRQGQQRRVGVRVRPAANSGTLPIICQHIVSVELGSVTVRSRLQKPLDSYQEEDLAVLRERWSDALARRRQHLHAQLQKLVNMSPSLKSERDMEREQSLVEQWVSLTEERNAVLVPSPGSPIPGAPAAWSPPPGMEQHIPVLFLDLNADDLTTNSSGEEVTVAGLHSILPKEHGNKFYELQILHHHDKDVSAVASWDSSIHDSQYLNRITEANERVYLILKTTVRLSHPAPMDLILRKRLALNIYKRQSLTDRIRKKIVRIDQLASTGVTYEVVSNIPKASEELEERESLAQIAATGEEASAADGETYIEKYTRGVSAVESILTLDRLRQSVAVKELEQARGQPITMRKTASVPNFSQIMRLDSSFESLSGLGGGRSGSVADLADEAPRRPVHRHSYAAPAHADADVAPAKPFGLARPTFLNLNLNLNSLRLQTPNKSSPASGKLGLRMTTLHEEPGRRNDDDSHSEPESAPTDELTTPRSNRTRSRATSRGFLPTSKTLDSLHELACERVPNKNSPSISSSGYGSQAVSSSNLTNDDTLSIRSMSVDDTPDFDKTMDYTHLSRTKTSMAGLRNEITELRNDITELKNEIVESKNELEEASFEKAKTPVLTPGSRNRINPFLRDCEEISKEKDGQLVDPLGAIPVESAVLSSQLHKVEPVQVNGETAHETSFGEAEVESLSSEQSSHEARSRETSSVGESDSPGSDSVVNTSLPAGKVVRRRAGAASRSAARPRSAHEPGAAPGAAPGLAHATSAERIADEDFESSRHPVPEWLSVGESVQLRLSSSTGVVAYVGPTTFAGGVWVGVELDAPTGKNDGSVGGTRYFSCRARHGIFVRADKLVHDRRGRSARAFRDAELRRAASKGEGLHNLHRSRSRGDSINAVGTKTRGK